DNA from Macaca nemestrina isolate mMacNem1 unplaced genomic scaffold, mMacNem.hap1 Scaffold_119, whole genome shotgun sequence:
atcaATGATTACTATTAATTTCTATtgtatttcataataataataattaacagacttgttcctgatatccagctgGGGGAGGACGATGTCAGGTGGGGAagcttcgtgcaggttccccatgacagggggaaaaaCAACGGAATCCAAATACtggtccttacttgggaagccaagAAGGTCACTGGGAGGATGAGAAGGTTGGCACATGAGAGAAGGTGCAGAGGTGGAAAGGGCACAAGAGTTCCATTTatttatcacaaaacacagaacaggACTGGGCCAGAGACTGAATTCTGTCTGTCTCCTGGGGAAAACTGGGTGcatggcctgaactttttctcttctgcaggcaacaagacccgcagaggaaggctccCAAGACCTTTACTTGGAAACCTTCGGAGAAGGCGCtgccaaatcgaaaagcatccacGGAATCTTGGatttatctgagggtgagtgtcaccctgggtCCCTGTTCTTTGCTCCACTAGGTCACTCTGGTTGATTTactttcaggttcccgtgtgtgtgaggggatcggggaacccctcttccctgccttcttggggtcagggactccacgatccttccaggtccatttgattccaggtgaaggcatctgaagatGCCGCATTTCctgttgctttctttctgtgcaatgatggcaagcctgccaacaacatcttcctagtggcgtgaggaaattagtccctcagaggccccaaacatggaggaggctcaccccaggaacatgcatgttttcagaaaagacgtcctgggaacccttgagccaccaacctgccttcaaaagggcattagtccgtcctACTTcatggaaggctgagtggaggcgctttgatccagtgaatgccAAAGATACAGTCTTTAGAAAAATGGTGTTCTTAGATCATACCTggagagtgcatttttcatgggtcttgtcccgatcagcactcacgttgaggatctgtccctatttccaaggaccgcctgtccataccgtattaagaatttcctgctgtgtgcaccttgtctttggatgtggttgatttccatgttggctccatgccgaggaactTCTAACGTGTGtgatctcctttctttcaggttgtaagcaggccaatgccggtcaacacagccaataagaggccacacgtggaccctgccctcactgatggctcaactaccaaaatgtctgacaccgTATCTGTCTTGGCTTCACTATCTCCTCTCAGAAAAGCCAGTCtgagctcctcgtcaagtctccaACCAAAGGCACGAcagacaggggctgtggccgacatccctcagcctggagtcaggcagcagggcccgaagcctctcgtcgtggtgaagccgacacacagcaggcctcagggtggctgtcgagaagttccccaggctgcctccaagccccacggcctgatccgggtcatcagcccccaggcacaagacaaacgtcctgcggtgacctcacagccctgtccaccagccgacacacacagcctgggccttggctccaatctcagtttcaggccaggagccaagagacctgcccaggctccgactcaggcttgcctgaacttccccaagaaaccgagaatgGGTCCCTTCCAGgtgcccgaaaatgccatccagggaggtgagctgggggccccggagactctccaacttccgccagctgcaaccgaactcagaccaagtccgtcaccccagatgagcagggggacaaccgcccaggtgcccagcagcgaccggcagcctctgcacagcagaccttgcctgcctactgcccaggcctgcaccatgtcccatcacccagcggccagccacgatggggcccagcctctcagaatgctcttccggagactagaaaacggatggtggagctcaagccgcctgacagctccctcgtttccctcttCTGAGAAGCCGGGAGCCTTCCTCGCTCACAGCCCtcatgtctcagagaagtctgaggctccctgtgttcccgTCCcactgagtgtcctctatgaggaccttcaggtttcctcctcctcagacgacagcgattctgacctggagtgagactacaggaggccggggctccattgcatccagctcccgtgacttggaggagtatgtgggactgaggagcacagagcagagagcagactgtgtgtggtgactcccaagctccccggctgtggtacttctgtggatgttggagcccaggccaggcagggaccagatgcagagactctgcctcatcgaattctggtgagggacatcgTAGTTtgcagggctctccggaaacccgccaccagaagcttctgtgccagtgagtcgttgcctcagaaactgggtgagggcgacgcgcgggagtcagacttcagctgtgatgtcagtaggaaactggggaatgactgtgtgtttgctctccaGATgactgaatcagggaacagttagggaaccctgagagatgcaggccttcagctgtgccccgccctgacagcagtgttttggacgctgtgaagcgttctgcgcaaagcgttcttggggtgtttcctcagcctggaaaattgggctctggaatgccgttggaaataggtgtgtttaatttgttttgaagtgaataaaattctcaaaaaggtGACGTATTCccttttgactttcattccgtatttgtgtgtaactgattttccaagggcttgaaaatctcttgacttgtcagtaatccaagtcattatgtctctGAAACAGAGTTGAttgaggggaccgcaggtcttcgcaggacctgtgacttcttaaacatccacaggggcaagagaacctcagccccactctaccaacacgcacctagtcaaattcctccaagtgaatctcacgcacgctaacacgtggggagcgttgcttgcaccacgagtccccatttggctcaccgcgatgccacgtgtggggGTTCAAACTGTTACggcccccatgaagtggtttccggatgtgcgtatgaacgaggcacactttcattcgccaagtagaacccagtaaagctgaagtaaactcccagatttgggatgtacttcagaggtagaatattcaTCCCGTCTTCTTTCtggatgcctgagcaccgggcctttccatgcttctcccccgatcctaagtgtagctgaggtcgagactcactgaaagctctaggtaaagatatcccaccatgcacaggctatctccgttctctgacctgggaacaactctgaccaggattccacatctaggaggcctcggaactgagtgggattttctgagcgacaccaaatggctgctccctttccgccgccgttgagggtcgttaccttgattatccagatcacctagaaagtatcagtatccagaatcaacaagatcaactctctgctcctctgacagcagaaggagcatgaccaaaagGAACCAAAGAGCATGGCAGCAAACGATATGActggaaagctcagagaacagccacagggggatgtaagcaggcgttcccacctgatcatgaataattaatgaagcgcaaatccagggggaatcgagtttcagcaggtgcaactcatccaacgggagatcgccggagggccaacaagattcagcaactgagagttGGGTGTAGTatcaagtgggacgcgactggttccaaagctctagaagaccatggggtcacttggaccacgtgagaaaatgcccccagtatgctggttcagcattctgactcctgcctgtctcttcccgcccagggaacttggaccctaacttgtgcaggtgcagatgacgaagggcagaatgaggggacgaggcacccaagttccccgacaagagagttccgcagaaagtccgctggatcttcgcaaatccagagaaatggcaacgggacccaaggaaat
Protein-coding regions in this window:
- the LOC139361254 gene encoding protein FAM90A5-like, whose amino-acid sequence is MDRAPHLLCGSSPEQLTGQQDPQRKAPKTFTWKPSEKALPNRKASTESWIYLRVVSRPMPVNTANKRPHVDPALTDGSTTKMSDTVSVLASLSPLRKASLSSSSSLQPKARQTGAVADIPQPGVRQQGPKPLVVVKPTHSRPQGGCREVPQAASKPHGLIRVISPQAQDKRPAVTSQPCPPADTHSLGLGSNLSFRPGAKRPAQAPTQACLNFPKKPRMGPFQVPENAIQGGELGAPETLQLPPAATELRPSPSPQMSRGTTAQVPSSDRQPLHSRPCLPTAQACTMSHHPAASHDGAQPLRMLFRRLENGWWSSSRLTAPSFPSSEKPGAFLAHSPHVSEKSEAPCVPVPLSVLYEDLQVSSSSDDSDSDLE